The Acanthochromis polyacanthus isolate Apoly-LR-REF ecotype Palm Island chromosome 2, KAUST_Apoly_ChrSc, whole genome shotgun sequence genome contains a region encoding:
- the mafa gene encoding transcription factor Maf, protein MASELAMSNSDLPTSPLAMEYVNDFDLMKFEVKKEPVEPDRNISQCSRLIAGGSLSSTPMSTPCSSVPPSPSFSAPSPGSGSEQKTHIEDFYWMSGYQQQLNPEALGFSPEDAVEALINSSHQLQSFDGYARGQQFSGAAGAGGTMAGEEMGSAAAVVSAVIAAAAAQNGGQHHHHHHHHHSSGHHQAPGVQSNGTSGTNHPHMRLDDRFSDEQLVTMSVRELNRQLRGVSKEEVIRLKQKRRTLKNRGYAQSCRFKRVQQRHVLEGEKTQLLQQVEHLKQEISRLVRERDAYKEKYEKLISNGFRENGSSSDNNPSSPEFFMSSRKFLHL, encoded by the exons ATGGCATCAGAGCTGGCAATGAGCAACTCCGACCTGCCCACCAGTCCCCTGGCCATGGAATATGTTAATGACTTCGATCTGATGAAGTTTGAAGTGAAAAAGGAGCCGGTGGAGCCCGATCGCAACATCAGCCAGTGCAGTCGCCTTATCGCCGGGGGATCCTTGTCTTCCACCCCGATGAGCACGCCTTGCAGCTCGGTGCCCCCTTCCCCAAGCTTCTCGGCGCCCAGTCCGGGCTCGGGGAGCGAGCAGAAGACACACATAGAGGATTTCTACTGGATGTCCGGTTACCAACAGCAGTTGAATCCAGAGGCGCTGGGCTTCAGCCCCGAAGACGCAGTCGAGGCGCTGATCAACAGCAGTCACCAGCTCCAGTCCTTCGATGGCTATGCCAGGGGCCAGCAGTTCTCTGGCGCAGCCGGAGCAGGAGGCACCATGGCCGGGGAGGAGATGGGCTCCGCCGCGGCGGTGGTGTCGGCAGTCATCGCTGCGGCAGCCGCTCAGAACGGAGggcagcaccaccaccaccaccatcaccaccacagcagcGGCCACCACCAGGCGCCCGGCGTCCAGTCCAACGGCACTTCTGGGACGAATCACCCACACATGCGCTTGGATGATCGGTTTTCAGACGAGCAGCTGGTGACCATGTCGGTGCGGGAACTCAACCGGCAGCTACGGGGGGTCAGCAAGGAAGAAGTGATCAGATTGAAACAGAAGAGGAGGACCCTAAAGAACAGAGGCTACGCGCAGTCCTGCCGGTTCAAGCGGGTCCAGCAGCGGCACGTCCTGGAGGGAGAGAAGACGCAACTCCTGCAGCAGGTCGAGCACCTAAAGCAGGAGATCTCCAGGCTGGTCCGGGAGAGGGACGCGTACAAAGAAAAGTATGAGAAGCTCATCAGCAACGGCTTCAGAGAAAATGGATCCAGCAGTGACAACAACCCTTCATCCCCGGAGTTTTTCAT GTCATCAAGAAAATTCCTCCATCTGTGA